TTCCCTCACTCAAATACTCTCACAACGTtggcaagcattccataaatgaCCATGCATACCTAATGCACTCCAATTCCTATGTACTCGCCCATGGCCTTAGATTTTCAAAACCATGTTATGCCATGTGAAAAATTATGATgaagttgaaacttgacatgaatTTCGAACCCTATCTGATCCATCATATGTAAATtttgtagttttcttttttcattttcatttttctttttgtgtgtttgcgagagagagaaggaatgaACCTTATAATGATACAAGGCCTAACATAATGGGAAGCTTACAATTTACAACATCGTAGCATTCCCTCCTGGTGTTCAAGAAGGTCTCATCCTCTTCTACCACCCGCAAAATTTCAAGCCAAACAAAGCTTCGAAAATGGTTACAAGTTAAGAACAGGATAGAACAATTATACATTTAAATTACAATGCAGAAGTCCACTAAGTTGGATACAAAAGTTGACATGTGATCCTGAGAGCATCTGATCTTAGGGTTCAGTTGCCCATGTCATCAGCAAAATATTCCAAACAATCCTCCATTttcaggaaaaaataaataaataaattagaaccTGCCTTTTTTATTGAAGAAACTACatcagaaaaaaatatatacccAGAATCTCTGGGGGGTCCGTCAACAATATCTTACATTCAGGGAATGAAGGCGGCATAACAGATTGCTGATAAAGGACATCacatttcatttttcaaaaacaTTTAATTGGATGAAAGTGATGTTTATACAAATTTTGAATTATACAGAAAATGGCTATATCACCAATCAAGTAAATCTTCAACTCGTAACAATGTGGGTGAGAACAAGACAGTGGATCTCGGTCAGCTGTTATCTTACAAGGGGGAAAATGTTCTGCAGTGCTTCTTCACTGCTCCACGGGTTCAGAGATTCTTCATACAGGCACCCTTCTGGTCCTGTACCTATCAAAGAACTGCAGAGAGGGGGAAAATTGGAATCTCAGTTGAAGACGGAAGTCATGGAACAGAAGGATGAACAATGAATTAGGATCAGAATGTCCGACCATTTTCACAAAACATACTGGAAAAATGCAGAACAAATGCATAAACCtgtgttctaaaaaaaaaaataaacacccccTGCTGTCTCATAACATCTCAGACATCATCATGATCCAATTGTGGAAGTATCTTATCTATAAAATCATCTTCACTCATCTAAATCTAGCCTTATGAGTGGGAAAAACCACAATCATTCAATGGGTTTCTTGGGAAAGCCATGCAATGATGCCTCAGTGACACAGCCCAGCGCAAATTCAATTTTTCAAATAATGGGAATGCTTACCGAAGTCACAAATGGCTGTTGGAACACCCAGCCAAGTATTGGTATCCTTTGAAGAAAAACTGTCAGTGTAGGCCAGAAACCACTGCAGGGCAAAAGCAAACCACATCAGTAACCAAATACATGTGAATGGGTTATAGAGCAAGGAATAAAGGACAGTGAAGAAGGGGAGCAGACTAGACCTGAAGAGTACAATGAACCCATATGCTTCAAACATCATGCCAAGGAGAGGCCACCCAACAAGGACGAAGAAGAAGCCAGAACCGAATGAGATTGTACCCTGCCCGATGATAAAAGAGTACCATGTAAGCAACACGAGCGAAATGGAAGAGAAATATAaatgggggaagagagagagagtatttgcaccttgtagttctGGCGTTTCATGAAGAATTGCATGGTGGACTTCAGTCCAATAGTTAACATCAACCCTGACAAGAAGAGTATCTGACCAAGTATCACacataaattaaattaatgttAAGCAGgcaccaaattaaaaaaaaataaaaataataataataataatgagaaaaaacaataaaaaaaataaaaaagaatgcatAATGAACATTAAAATTTTCAGGTAAGTAGGACTGAAACACTTACATTACCCATGGCAAGAAATCCCTtgtcaaagaaaaagataatgCCCAGAAACGAGAAAAATATGCCAAAACCTGTCAATCCTAGCCCGATCTCTGTTTCattttaagaaaagaatttatcGAATATTAAAAAATAGTATAGTATAAAAGGaacaaaaatataatacaaaaatcaaaaaccaGTGAGTGGCTGGTGCACACAAGATCAGGACAAGGAAGATTCAAAGGTGATATTGAATGTATTCCTGAAAAAAGGGAAGGTATCCTAATATGAAGCCACTGATCACAAATTTTTCCTCCTTAAACAGTCAGGTGTAGCAGAAGTGCACCCTAAATAACCTTTTAGGCCTCAGAGCACAAAAAGAAGATTTACAATTTTCCAGCCACATCAATTGATCTGTTctactgtttttaaattttaagcGTTATGccgttttcattccaaaatagaGCAATCATTTTTATTCGATAAATAAAAAACTGCAGTCATTTACTCGATAAATAAACAACACCTAAGGTACATTTTCCTTAATACATTTGTCCCTTAATAACATGTCTAAGATGTAATTGAATGGTTCAAACCACCTCTCACTAGTCATTTACTCAATTGCAGGATGCATGTTCCATGTTTCTTTgtatttaattcattaatttatttACTTTAAGCTCACTAAGAGTCCATGCagtagcccaaaaaaaaaaaaaaaaaggagaatcaaaTTCATGGGggtttttgtttaaaaaaaaaaatggctcttTCTGCCTGCGCAATGGTGTGGGTTCAAATCTTGGAAACCAGCCTCTCCATAAAAGGGGTAAGgctgtctacctatataccctcccaGAACCCTGCTTAAGTGCGGGAAGCCTTTGTGCCCTGGGtaatagcattttttttaaaatcaaattcatgcGGGTTTTTGTTCTGCAGGAAAATGGAAATTAGACAAATCTATAATTTTCATGTCCTACAACATCTACAAATACCAAGGAAACAAATCCATGAGTACGGTAGAgcattatttaatataaattcaACATAGAAAGTCTCAACAGGGAAAAAGGAACATAAGAttttgaaggagaaaaaaaaaaaaaaaaaaaggggcgtGGGACTCATAGAAACAGATTGAAGATAAATTAGGATAAATCTAGGACAGATATTCATTATTCTAAAATAAATATTGCAGTTCATCAAGAAACTTAAGTAATCAAATGCACAATAACACACAATGTGAAATAAACTACGTTTAGTTTCTGAGACATATTACTCTAATATTAtgaaacggaaaaaaaaaaaaaaaaaaaaggtgacaaGCATGTAGCACTTACTTTTCCGGTCGTTCATCTCGAATGAAACCATCTTGCCGATCTAAACACTATGCTTGAAGCCTGCAGACCTGAATTATCCTAACCATAGCAGAAAAGAAACGGATTAAGtaaattaatttttgaaaagaaatataGATGTCATGTTTTCCAAATTTCATGAACTAATCCCAAAATGTTTACCATTTCCAGCTAGCACAGTTCTAGGGTTTCAACGGCGAAGACATAAACAAGATAAATAAACTTCAACGAAGAAGATTAAAAAATCACCTTATTGAAACCGAAGAGTTATACAATAATCAATCAAAATGAACCTGCAACAgacaataaaaacaaatttaataGAACATATCATCGTTTCTTAAATCTTAACTGAAGCTAACGATTTTTGAAACAGTATAGCTGAAAAACGAAAATTAAAGCCGACAGAACGAACAAAATTACTTGAAAGAATAAGAATCAACCGAAATGAATATGATAAACACATTTGAATCCCACTTCTCTTCCCATTTGTCTGAAAATTCCAATACAAGTTTAAACTTCCCAGCAATTGGGAGAAAGAACTGCCTATCAGTTGTTTGAGAACCAGATCATGCAAACAGATCGATCCGATACCGAATGTAGAGCCGTACACGAACCAACGAAGTACGTAACAAACAAAGGGAGCGGGAGCAACGATCTcactggtggtggtggtggtggtggtggtggtggtgtgtgAGTGATCGGGGTTACTGATCACGAAGGCGGGTTTTTAATGGCGGTCCCTGATTCATCAATTGAAGAAATGGAATTACAGGAATATGGGGAGGGATAATTAGCTTAAATATACGTTCACCTTTAAATTGACGGATTCCGATCTAATGGCCAAGGATGCATATGACACGTTGGCCGGGAAGCAGTCGCCGCATTTAAGAAACAATTGacgttctttttattttgttgtataTGATACAGTGACATTCGAAACATCGGCGAACCAGATCCTCTCCTGGACCTATAGTTTCTATACTGCCAACGTAGAGGAGAAATTTTCAATACCAcgatttaagggtgtcaattctgacTTCGCACCGGTAGGCTCAATCGAGTTCGATCTTAATCTGGATTGACCCGATCAATAAATATGTCAGGCTtcacgtttattaaatgggtgTTCACAGTGCAGGTAGCTAGTCTGTCGGGTGCTTGATCGAACCAATACATTTATACGTCCGACTTGAACTGACTCATTGTATCCCAGCTcagcccgaccccctttaatactacataaaatttctattttttcactactagtaagaaattaattaagctttcttatcCTTTGTTTTGGaataggatttgatttgattaagCTTTGTTTGTAAGTTATAACGGTCAtaatctcttcattttttttttttaaagaacaaccataatctcatatcacttaTCTCCTATTAAAGATTTACGTCACATCATTATGGGTCTTTAGCCcgcttaagaaaagaatttttggGTAGGAACTTTTAAAGCCTGTTTAGACCCCGTTTAGACTTAAGAGATATGTAGCCCAATTAATGCCTGACACCGATCGGCTCGATCATAAATTATACCATACCCCTAAAGCTaggtgtaatatcccgcttcttaaacccggtctgatttcacggttgaaccggtttaaccatgcaggaaccgagccagaggatgttagagcgggttccttgtgggctatgatggcacgggtgaccttaaacaccggctggcccgacaagtccgagccagtgccagaagagacgggagtgcccaaaccgtgtacgtgcacctatcataaggctatgtacggatagaacaggtattatatccgtattttaaggttatatacgtatgttacattgtatgcttggggtagggtccgagtcgaggtccgagcccggtcaaaatcccaagttttgactcttggatgggtatgtcaggtgggtacacccacccacctgagtgacccatccatcactattcacttaagtaggaatagtatataagctttatgacttcttttctttccttttattaccctcgtacgtttggtgagaaaagtaaagaggagagagaaaaagaaagggaagaagaaaggaagaagaagaaaggaaggatttcagtggcgccgaagctcgatcttgccattccggtgccgggagagtaatcttcaactcgagatctacagttggaggtaagaaaagctgggttttatgaacattcaccatacccaagctttaaacccttgattcgagtatgatttcttaagatcttttaaacaccctttgaaaatgatgaatctaaggtttaatagatgatttatgtgttgatcttgaaggatttgaagagatattgacaaggtagaaggagcattgtgagttggaagtgatttggagggtttgaagtcattattgagcaaagaaggtaagatggttcccctcacttgaatctaacttagatctaagctagaaccatcctataggactttaaaggtgtgaagaatgggtggagaaaagccccatttgggtccccaaggaatggaggaagatgagaagaaactggggtttttccgccaaaaccggcgggtacaaccggtgggtccctacccacctgagacacccacccgagaggaccagggggtccctggccaaaccggcggatAGGACCGGtggggtcctaccggcgggtccctacccgccggtcccaaaccggcgggttggaccggtgggtggaccacccacctgagtgacccccccgagtggacagaatgtgattcttaggtccgattgagcccaaatcggacgtgggaccttctttcgacgttctaaacacgattttgacgtcggatttcattaattttgattctaaattggtgaattactaaccccgctcaattttgttaggttcaccaaagccttcccgtttcgctccggatctcacccgtaccgagcgggaatccttatacactacaagtaagtggagagaggacgtttggccttgtttcaaggcatttgtttggcattcatatgactatatctaatttagtcatgtcatcatgaatgcgctatatagattagtcatttcactcattgatgtgcatatatgctatgtttacttttcaaatgcaaattgaatgtgttgttatatgttgaatgtgtacatcatgttgcataatgccttgatagactagatgccgtggtcggcttggaaacgaatgcattggtggcccgtggtataggacacggtggcactatgcagtcgtactgcatataggagcatgcggtattaggattctcaccatcccgtgctacgacccttcccaacaggggttgaggtgttgggttgccatttggggggaagcaggggtcgcggttgtcagacactgtggcggttaggcattacgcccggcgagtcgtgtaggacagccggcaaccccggtggtatttcaagagggccaatcgtactgcttttaaattgctggagtcagcactgtcatttaatttatttacatttctgttgagagccggtggacggcattgtctttatttttccgagttatcacggtgggccttctccaacagccctatgggcgtatcgcgggagggagttcgcggctcgtacccggagtatacgcgcactgtggttgtagtagcactaaaaccaaagacttagtaatgttgattaggtgtatgtgatttaaaatgacttgcatggcatgtagagcatatgatgtgttgtgattgtgtggactgttgtgtgtggtccgcctctctacttactgagctagtgagctcattccacgtatacacccctttttagatgattttgcaggtcatgcatctgaggagcttggggtgggtcccgcagtcgagtttcctgatgaggactggtggacccctgatgagtttgagcacggcgtagactgcgcgtgtgagagctgtgttgcggggcagcggttctgaggccgagctgagctccagccttgataccgatgccgggctgcgtactctgatgtttttgataatttcctgtatataattgatattcaaactttattctttttgggtatatatatcatgcctttgggcccaaatgtatataattatggtatcgccatttgggtatcaggtatatgggaattattacagttcaaacttagtcttccgctgatttgatgaattgatgttagtgtgtgtatgctgtggtggaatacagtatctgatgatcctggcaggtttgggttaaccggtgttaactcggtcaccgctccggttcagtgcgaacggggtgtgacactaggttagtttacttaaatgggcgtTCACAGTGCAAagcttccaagtggtcaagcccgactAGGCTAGATCGAGATCGGGCGGGCttgaccggttgacacccctaccgcaagtaggggtgtcaaacctaCCCCAAGCAGGTAAAATCCAGATCAAACCGAATCAAAGTCTTATTGGACTGTTCTAGGTTGGGATGTTATTGGCTCCTAAGCCAGACCAAACCACACCAGAAACCGAATGAATctgaaaccaaaacaaaatggATAAGAAACCGAAACCAGCGCAAGACTCATAAGAAAACCAGATTTTTACATAATTTTTGTATACATATCTGTATGGCAAAACTCAAATTGgatcaaaatcgaaaccaaccCAATTACAAATCAATACAAAAAGTCGAAGCAAGCTCaaccgaaatcaaaaccaaatagaaaccaaattttccttattggttcggttttggttcacCATTCACATaccaaaaccgattcaaccgTGATCGAAATCGAACTAAAttgatcgattgacacccctaaaagCTAGAATGCATCATCGGCTCTAATTGttgaagaaataagagaaaattacaagaatacttAATATTAGGTTTTCATTTTACCAAATTACACACCGAACTTTTGATCTAACCAAATTActcaaagggaaaaagaaacttaAAAGGCAATGTAACCCCTACACCCAGACACAGTGGGGGTGAAATGATAGCCCCACAACTCATGATAGGCGGAAATCCCACTtttattgatgcttctactaatgctcccattggccctacACTAATGCAGGAGCCACGCTACCTTTTAGGCAACACTCTCCCTCACTCAAATtaaaattagggaaaaagaacaatATATGCTCGTCAACGTTTCCCACGCCCAGAATACAAGATGAAGTGGAGGTAGAGGCAGGGCATCTTTTCACAACCCACCCCCTACTTCCCCATGTGTCTGGGTGTGAGGAATGCTAATGGACAGAGTTCTTTCTTCCAAGTAACTATTGCTAAACTTTGAAGCTTATCCTTGCTAAAACGCTTAGGCCTCTATTGAAAACCATAGGAACAATTACTCAATATACGCTTGTGGGTAAAACCATATTTGAATATCTATCCCTACTGGGGATGCCAAGGCCTTCATGGCAAAAAATTCTGCAAGTGAAACCTATGGAAGTTTCATATTGGATTGCAGGCGTGTTAGAGTTGCATAGACTCGAGAACATTTTTCTGACTTCTGATCAAGAGATGCGAGGACTCCTCTTGCCTCGATCACTCCAAGAACTTTTAATGTTCTTCGCTAATCGTGATGTAGGAATGAAAACATTATACTATGAAACTGTTGGctatattttcctttaaatGAAGTACATTGACTGTGTGCTATGCACATGCGTGCCAGAGCTTTTTGAAGACTCAAAATGATGATCTAACTTCTAATCAAGCGAAGTAGTGTCCTCCTTTTGCCTTGATCTTGAGGACATTGTGAGATTATGAAGTAAATGACAAATGGTAGAACTGAATGGCTTGAAATTAAAAAGGAATTGGAAAAGGGCTCAAACAAATTACAACTACAAGTTTCCACGCTATCAGGGAAGATCTAAATGTCTCTATTGGAAACGAAGAAGAAATGCAAGATAAAATGATATGATTGCATCTTGTGTGAGAGTTTGTTTAGTTTTCGGTCCTTCTTCCATTGCTATTCTTCTATTTAAATTTTGCACATTCTTTTACGGCTTCATATCATTACACTATGAACCATAAAATATAAGTAACAAGGTTAACCATTAGTCAAGAGCTCACTGACTAATGGATTATACACTTAGAACTTGAAAAGAAACACATAACTAAAGAGAAATACAGAATTTGAAAAGGAAACGCAGAATTGAAGGTAAATACTAATCTACTgagtaaaagtaaaaaagaaaaggaaaaaatagaaagatgaaATGAAAGATATGTTCGACAGTTTGTATGATCAGTTTGATGATGCCCTCTTTCTACCAaagttcttttcatagttttttgtgAGATCCTACTATTTTGACAGTTTCCTAACTGCAGGGACCCATCTTACATGTCCTTGGTGTAATAATTATTGGATTTTCACCCCCTTCATTGATTGTAACCGTCATAACCACTTAAGCCATGTATTTGTAATTTCTCTGTAATTAAACAACGCTAATATGAATTATGTTGACCGATAATTGGTCAAGTTGACTAAAGATTCAGAATTGATCAACTAatagaaaagtcaaaattgatcAACTGTCAAAATTGGTCAGGCTGACCAAAATTTTTCCTGAAACTAACTCACGTTGTCAGGCAAGTTTATTGTTGGATACCCTTATCCACAACCTTATGCTTGAATAATTTTTCCTAAGACTTTGATGAATGTCTGTTTACACCCTAAGACTTTGATTTCATGCATTTATTCAACGAGGCCCTAAAGTTAATAAACTAGACATATCAGCAAACAATTGAAAGGGGTGTCAATATCAGACCTGAATCAAACAATAGTATAACGGAATCGGTTATTaatttgaatgaattttttGTGTTTTAGAACCAGAATCTGAACCGGTTAGAACCAATTATGACTCTATTATGGGGGTTGATATGGGTGGTAGGTTTTCCATACACTTAATTCATTCTCTTGGAGCCAAGCATACTTGTATTTAAAAGGACCATCAGGTCCAGAGACTTGATGTTTCATAGATTTCTGTCTAATTTAATCTTTCAGGGGAAGTGTATTCTGTGGGGTACCTATGTCTGTACAAGGATCAATGGAGGAACAAAATAAAGTTTTCATAGATATGTCATTTTCCAATTCATAGGGACAGAGGCCACGCTTTCTCACAGACTATTTTCCCTCTTATCAAATATTTGGTCTCAACTTTCTAGTGTTctaatcttaaaaccaattAAGAACCAAGCAAAAATTGATCTCAAATCCAAAATATAACATTGATAAATTAATCAATCCATTCCAGTCCTAGCTTTACAATGGAAAACCAACTAGGACATGAGCCAATCAGCCTAAGCCGACC
This genomic stretch from Macadamia integrifolia cultivar HAES 741 chromosome 2, SCU_Mint_v3, whole genome shotgun sequence harbors:
- the LOC122071918 gene encoding vesicle transport protein GOT1-like; this encodes MVSFEMNDRKKIGLGLTGFGIFFSFLGIIFFFDKGFLAMGNILFLSGLMLTIGLKSTMQFFMKRQNYKGTISFGSGFFFVLVGWPLLGMMFEAYGFIVLFSGFWPTLTVFLQRIPILGWVFQQPFVTSFFDRYRTRRVPV